The region TGCCCGAGACCGTGGCACCCGACGTCGGCGCGGTGACCGTCACCGTCGGCGTCGTCACATCGGGCGTCGGGGTCGGAGTCGGCGTCGGGGTCGGGGTCGGAGTGGGCGTCGGTGTCGGAGTCGGAGTCGGCGTCGGGGTCGGCGTCGGGGTCGGAGTGGGCGTCGGTGTCGGAGTCGGAGTCGGCGTCGGCGTCGGCGTCGGGGTGGGTGTCGGAGTCGGCGTCGGTGTGACCCCTCCCGCGGGAACCGTCGACGCGAGATAGCCGTAGAACTTCCCCGCGATCGGCGAGAGCGGGTCGCCGGTGAACCGGTGGCCGCGCGCGGCAGCCGCGGCCGCCTGACCCATCACGATCGCCCGCACCTCAACCGGCGTGCGGCCGGTGCAGTCGCCCGCAGCGAAGCAGTCGAGCACGACGCCGCTGACCGCCGCGGCCGACATGCTGGTGCCGGACTGGATGTAGCCGTACCGGTTGCCCTTGGTGGTCGTGTACGGGCACATGCCGGGCGCCGCGATGGTGTGGGCCTGATCGGCCGTCGACACGGCGTAGTTGGAGTTGACGGCGGGCCGGTCATCGGGGGTCGACACCGCGCAGGGCGCCGTGCCGCGCCCGCCGGGCGCGCCGTCGTAGTCGGCGACGTTCGTCGCGGTGAGCACCTCGTCATACGAGCCCGGCACGAACTTCGCCATGTCCGTGGTCGAGTTCGCCGCCGAGGCGACGACGACGAGCCCGTCGGCGACGAGGCCGCACACCGCCTGGTGCAGCGCGTCGCCGTTCGTGTAGCCGCAGTTGCCGTCGTCGGCGCCGTTCGTGCCGAGGCTCATGTTGACGACGCCGATGCCGAGGCGGTCGGCGTTGTTCGCGACCCACTCGAGGCCGCACAGGATCGTGGAGAGCGTGCCGAGGTTCTTCGCGTCCATCACACGCACCGAGTACACCGGCGCACCGGGCGCGACGCCCACGATGCCGGTCTCGTTGTCGTAGGCCGCCATGTAGCCGGCGACCGCGGTGCCGTGTCCGTTGCCGTCGCTCGCATCGAGTCCGGGGACGCAGCCGACGGACCCC is a window of Microbacterium terrae DNA encoding:
- a CDS encoding S8 family serine peptidase, whose amino-acid sequence is MNRTAARRPTTRSRVALAASLILVAATLSAAPAATAAPLPAGTYVVSVADGVDARALAAKYGADQRFTAAIDGFAVELTAKEATALARDPRIDAVSPDVVFEGMAQTVPPHVRSVEADETPVDAGDGVTEWDGPAVAIIDSGVSPHDDYNLAGSVGCVPGLDASDGNGHGTAVAGYMAAYDNETGIVGVAPGAPVYSVRVMDAKNLGTLSTILCGLEWVANNADRLGIGVVNMSLGTNGADDGNCGYTNGDALHQAVCGLVADGLVVVASAANSTTDMAKFVPGSYDEVLTATNVADYDGAPGGRGTAPCAVSTPDDRPAVNSNYAVSTADQAHTIAAPGMCPYTTTKGNRYGYIQSGTSMSAAAVSGVVLDCFAAGDCTGRTPVEVRAIVMGQAAAAAARGHRFTGDPLSPIAGKFYGYLASTVPAGGVTPTPTPTPTPTPTPTPTPTPTPTPTPTPTPTPTPTPTPTPTPTPTPTPTPTPTPTPDVTTPTVTVTAPTSGATVSGTVAVVSTASDNVGVVSVSYWSGSTRLGSATRQSDGTWRASMNSRAYPNGTYPLTARATDAAGNVGFSDPATFTIRN